One Synechococcus sp. PROS-9-1 DNA window includes the following coding sequences:
- a CDS encoding ATP-binding cassette domain-containing protein, with protein sequence MLRLERVGKIYPTGEVLRDVTWEVKPGDRIGLVGVNGAGKSTQLRLIAGMEEASSGQVVKQGEPRIAYLQQEFDVDPSRTVREELFQAFGEAAIVLDKQKKVELEMGSERAAADPDHLDELIHELGRLQTRFEGLHGYELDARIDKLLPTIGFKLDEADRLVSDYSGGWQMRLALGKILLQDPDLLLLDEPTNHLDVETIQWLEGYLIEQKAALVVISHDRTFLDRVCNQIVSTERGVSRAYLGNYTSHLEQKALEQEASQAAFERQQKEIATQQAYIDRFRASATRSTQAKSREKQLDKVARVDAPVESVSGPSFRFPPAPRSGAQVALIENMTHCYGDNILFMETDLEIERGDRIAFVGPNGAGKSTLLRLIMGVETPDEGSARLGEHNVIASYFEQNQAEALDLTKTVIETMFEAVPDWTQTQVRSLLGSFCFSNDSVFKDVGKLSGGEKARLALALMLLSPCNLLVLDEPTNHLDIPAKQMLEDALCAYEGAALLVSHDRYFISRVANRIVEIRDGELVIYRGNYDYYQEKKVEEKAEAEANRLIAEKEAKRKANNAKQKQRASRKKNAA encoded by the coding sequence GTGCTGCGACTTGAGCGAGTCGGCAAGATTTATCCCACCGGAGAAGTTCTGCGGGATGTGACCTGGGAGGTCAAACCCGGAGACCGGATCGGCCTCGTTGGCGTGAATGGGGCGGGGAAGTCAACTCAGCTACGGCTGATTGCTGGCATGGAAGAAGCCAGCAGTGGGCAAGTCGTGAAACAAGGCGAGCCAAGAATCGCTTACCTCCAGCAGGAATTCGATGTCGACCCCAGCCGCACGGTGCGAGAAGAGCTGTTTCAAGCCTTTGGGGAGGCCGCCATTGTTCTGGACAAACAAAAAAAAGTTGAATTGGAGATGGGGTCAGAACGTGCAGCGGCAGACCCCGATCATCTCGATGAGCTCATTCACGAACTAGGGCGGCTGCAGACCCGATTTGAAGGACTGCATGGCTACGAGCTCGATGCACGCATCGACAAATTGCTCCCAACCATCGGGTTCAAGCTCGATGAGGCAGACCGCCTGGTTTCGGACTACTCCGGTGGCTGGCAAATGCGCCTTGCACTGGGAAAAATTCTCTTACAAGACCCTGATCTTCTTCTGTTAGACGAGCCAACCAACCATCTCGATGTCGAAACGATTCAGTGGCTCGAGGGATATCTCATCGAACAAAAAGCTGCACTGGTCGTGATCAGTCATGACCGCACGTTTCTGGATCGTGTCTGCAATCAAATTGTGAGCACGGAGCGAGGCGTATCGAGGGCCTACTTGGGCAATTACACCTCGCACCTCGAGCAAAAAGCTCTCGAGCAAGAAGCCTCACAAGCAGCTTTTGAACGGCAGCAGAAAGAGATCGCAACCCAACAGGCCTACATCGATCGATTCCGTGCCAGTGCAACGCGCAGCACCCAGGCAAAAAGCCGAGAGAAACAGCTCGACAAAGTGGCGAGGGTTGATGCCCCGGTTGAGTCAGTGAGTGGGCCCAGTTTCCGCTTCCCCCCCGCACCACGATCTGGAGCTCAGGTGGCTTTGATCGAAAACATGACCCATTGCTATGGGGACAACATCCTTTTCATGGAAACTGATCTCGAAATCGAGAGAGGTGATCGGATCGCCTTTGTCGGTCCCAACGGAGCCGGAAAGTCCACCCTGCTCCGATTGATCATGGGGGTCGAAACTCCCGATGAAGGTTCAGCAAGGCTCGGGGAACACAACGTCATTGCCAGCTATTTCGAACAAAACCAGGCCGAAGCCCTCGATCTCACCAAGACGGTGATCGAAACCATGTTCGAAGCCGTTCCTGATTGGACGCAAACTCAAGTGCGCTCATTACTGGGGAGTTTCTGTTTCAGTAATGACAGTGTTTTCAAAGACGTCGGCAAACTTAGTGGCGGAGAGAAAGCACGCCTTGCTCTTGCTCTGATGTTGCTCAGTCCCTGCAATTTGCTGGTTCTCGATGAACCCACAAACCATCTCGACATTCCTGCCAAACAGATGCTTGAAGATGCGCTATGCGCCTATGAGGGAGCAGCTTTATTGGTATCGCATGACCGTTATTTCATTTCACGTGTAGCAAACCGGATCGTAGAAATTCGCGATGGAGAACTCGTGATCTATCGAGGAAATTACGACTATTACCAAGAGAAGAAGGTGGAGGAAAAGGCCGAAGCGGAGGCAAACCGGCTGATTGCCGAGAAAGAAGCCAAACGCAAGGCGAACAACGCAAAGCAAAAACAGCGAGCCTCTCGCAAAAAGAACGCTGCGTAG
- a CDS encoding chlorophyll a/b-binding protein — MSDNTSRFGFVNFAETWNGRLAMLGFVIGLGTELLTGQGILTQVGLG, encoded by the coding sequence ATGTCTGACAACACATCACGCTTCGGCTTCGTAAATTTCGCAGAAACCTGGAATGGCCGTCTCGCCATGCTCGGTTTCGTGATTGGTTTGGGCACAGAGCTTTTGACCGGTCAAGGCATCCTGACCCAGGTCGGCCTCGGTTGA
- a CDS encoding DUF2834 domain-containing protein: MNKSLPWIYLLLAILGAILPWQANLEFMQMNPGGGFNLQTFIQDANINAASRSLNRDLLIAATAFSIWIVSEGRKLQIKGWWIALIVSFSISFACGGPLFLYLRERKLIAVNSEQETN, translated from the coding sequence ATGAATAAATCTCTCCCCTGGATTTACCTCTTGCTTGCCATCCTTGGTGCCATCCTCCCTTGGCAAGCCAATCTCGAATTCATGCAAATGAATCCTGGTGGTGGATTTAATCTCCAAACCTTTATCCAAGATGCCAATATCAATGCAGCCTCCCGCTCTTTAAACAGAGATCTTTTAATTGCTGCAACAGCATTCAGCATCTGGATCGTTAGCGAAGGAAGAAAGCTTCAGATCAAGGGTTGGTGGATCGCTTTAATCGTGAGCTTCAGCATTTCCTTCGCTTGCGGAGGCCCACTCTTTCTCTATTTGCGAGAACGCAAATTAATTGCGGTCAATTCAGAACAAGAAACAAATTAA
- a CDS encoding TrkA family potassium uptake protein translates to MKEWWHWSQSNQAEPSSFGIVGLGRFGSAVCKELMQNGAEVLAVDRSSKAIEELRQLEPSIEARIVDCTDEEALREAGILDMETVVVAISEPIEASITATLIAKDSAGSKVRRVIARATSDLHEKMLKRVGADRVVFPSRMQGERLGVELVRPNLMERLELDKHHSIEEIKVPGRFVGRSLRDLNLRKNFRVNVLAAGPAKELMVNPPASHVLQDGHVLVVMGLTDDLQELPKT, encoded by the coding sequence GTGAAGGAGTGGTGGCATTGGTCCCAATCCAACCAGGCAGAACCTTCAAGCTTTGGGATTGTGGGCTTGGGTCGTTTCGGAAGTGCTGTCTGCAAGGAACTGATGCAAAACGGTGCTGAAGTTCTTGCTGTCGACCGTTCTTCAAAGGCCATCGAGGAACTCCGCCAACTCGAACCGTCGATCGAAGCGCGCATTGTGGACTGCACCGATGAGGAAGCGCTTCGTGAAGCGGGGATCCTCGATATGGAAACCGTGGTTGTCGCTATCAGCGAACCGATCGAAGCCAGCATTACGGCCACCCTGATTGCCAAAGACAGTGCAGGCAGCAAAGTTCGTCGCGTGATTGCAAGAGCCACTAGCGATTTGCACGAAAAAATGCTCAAGCGAGTGGGTGCCGATCGGGTCGTCTTTCCCTCCCGAATGCAGGGAGAACGCTTGGGTGTGGAATTGGTGCGCCCCAACCTGATGGAGAGACTTGAACTCGATAAGCATCATTCAATTGAAGAAATCAAGGTGCCAGGCCGGTTCGTGGGCCGCTCGCTTCGAGACCTAAACCTGCGCAAGAATTTCCGAGTGAATGTTCTTGCGGCAGGTCCCGCAAAAGAACTCATGGTCAACCCACCGGCGTCCCATGTCCTTCAAGACGGGCACGTCCTCGTGGTGATGGGTTTAACCGACGATCTCCAAGAGCTGCCAAAAACCTGA
- the xseB gene encoding exodeoxyribonuclease VII small subunit, whose product MPRKKPELSKTSEQDTWREDASQLSYEEALQALDVLLSQLQDDSVPLADLQRNHARASIYLDRCDLLLNQVEQSVRQLDPNTMEERNLDTSNNE is encoded by the coding sequence ATGCCACGCAAAAAACCCGAACTATCAAAGACATCCGAACAAGACACTTGGAGAGAAGATGCATCGCAGCTCAGCTATGAAGAGGCCTTACAAGCTCTCGATGTACTGCTAAGCCAATTGCAGGACGATTCCGTCCCATTAGCGGATCTACAGAGAAATCATGCTCGTGCGTCGATCTACCTCGATCGCTGTGACTTACTTCTCAACCAAGTAGAGCAATCAGTACGGCAACTCGATCCGAATACAATGGAAGAGCGAAATCTTGACACAAGCAACAATGAATAA
- the hrpB gene encoding ATP-dependent helicase HrpB yields the protein MGEYPIDPLLPRLRASLVPGATVLLQSPPGAGKTTRVPLALLGEIAGTEPLPGRSLMLEPRRLAARAAATRLAVSLNEPLGERVGYSVRHEQKRSSRTRIEAMTDGLFLRRLQNDPELTGINCVIFDEFHERSRNSELALALVREAQELLRPDLCLLLMSATLDLTNLRAQLPHAQVLTSEGKAFPVETQHLSPRPNEPLEGRVLRAIEQELDHLLSAEESRDHPPTVLVFLPGLREIERCRQRLLKSGLLSQWEVISLHGRQSLAEQGRALKPCTHEKDGRVILATSIAESSLTLDGVRLVIDCGLTRHTQFDPGTGMEGLITVPASQASADQRRGRAGRQNTGRCIRLWSPAEQQRRPAHDIPELQRADPQPTVLDLALWGAGLGESLPWLEPPPRAALQEGRRQLLELGALNSEGHPTDTGQKLARFGAHPRLGLLLLQARALGRPQVGADLASILNERDLLSQNNHGSDLWARMLLLRDHRSSARIPGDRAAADRLRTVLDQSRRWLQQLGQFEQDQEPQGIEATDEQLAAELIATAFPEWVAVARPGQRGQFLLRQGRGAAIQVSDPLDGAEALAIAQLDLGDTRAKIRLALPLTHQWVRDFADQNGHWQERVLWDEQTKRVRAERVLQLGALELERQPQQQASCEQSRDVLVKQLSKDGLSALPWSQRTEQLRSRLALAHHQLGDPWPLRTLQHLEKHPNSWIGDTLMGCRGWEDVKEEHLMEALWGDLAWSNRQQLDLLLPTQIKIPSGRKAALDYQNDDIVLSVKLQEMFGCLEGPAVLKGQIHVTIELLSPAGRPLQRTRDLAGFWHGSYQQVRKEMRGRYPKHPWPEDPAMAEPTAKRKARA from the coding sequence TTGGGCGAATACCCGATTGATCCCTTACTGCCAAGGCTGCGAGCCAGCCTTGTTCCAGGTGCCACGGTCTTACTGCAGTCACCGCCGGGTGCCGGTAAAACAACCCGGGTGCCCTTGGCACTTCTTGGAGAAATTGCAGGGACCGAGCCTCTGCCAGGTCGCTCCCTGATGCTTGAGCCCAGGCGACTTGCCGCAAGGGCTGCCGCAACCAGGCTCGCGGTCAGCCTGAACGAACCGCTTGGGGAGCGCGTTGGCTACTCCGTGAGGCACGAGCAAAAGCGCTCCTCTCGCACGCGGATCGAAGCGATGACGGACGGGCTCTTCCTCCGTCGACTCCAAAACGATCCAGAGCTCACAGGGATTAACTGCGTGATCTTTGATGAATTCCATGAGCGCAGTCGAAACAGTGAATTAGCGCTTGCCTTGGTTCGGGAAGCGCAGGAACTACTCAGGCCAGACCTTTGCCTGCTGCTGATGTCGGCCACGCTGGATCTCACCAACCTGCGCGCCCAATTGCCTCATGCGCAGGTCCTCACGAGCGAAGGGAAGGCCTTCCCTGTTGAGACGCAACACCTTTCTCCCCGGCCAAATGAACCTCTCGAGGGGCGCGTTTTACGAGCAATTGAGCAGGAGCTGGACCACCTGCTATCCGCAGAAGAAAGTCGCGATCATCCGCCAACCGTCTTGGTTTTTTTGCCTGGATTACGGGAGATCGAACGTTGCCGGCAACGTTTACTCAAGTCAGGGCTGCTGAGCCAATGGGAGGTCATCTCTCTGCATGGAAGGCAATCCCTCGCTGAGCAGGGGCGAGCCCTGAAGCCTTGCACCCACGAGAAGGACGGACGCGTGATTTTGGCAACCTCCATCGCCGAAAGTTCCCTCACCCTGGATGGTGTTCGCCTTGTGATCGATTGCGGACTCACTCGGCACACCCAATTTGATCCTGGAACCGGAATGGAGGGACTGATCACCGTGCCGGCAAGTCAGGCCAGTGCTGATCAGCGGCGAGGCCGTGCTGGACGCCAAAACACCGGTCGTTGCATCAGGCTTTGGTCTCCTGCCGAACAGCAACGAAGGCCTGCCCACGACATTCCAGAGTTGCAGCGAGCTGACCCTCAACCCACCGTTCTTGATCTCGCACTCTGGGGTGCTGGCTTAGGCGAATCCTTGCCTTGGCTCGAGCCCCCTCCGAGGGCCGCACTTCAGGAAGGCCGCCGGCAATTGCTTGAGCTAGGAGCACTGAATTCAGAGGGACATCCCACGGACACCGGGCAGAAATTGGCGCGGTTTGGCGCCCATCCGCGACTGGGATTGCTCCTTCTACAAGCTCGTGCCTTAGGGCGACCACAAGTAGGAGCCGATCTCGCCTCCATCCTCAATGAGCGCGATCTTTTAAGCCAGAACAACCACGGCAGTGACCTTTGGGCTCGCATGCTCTTGCTCCGCGACCACCGGAGCTCAGCGCGAATTCCAGGGGATCGGGCAGCAGCCGATCGCCTCAGAACAGTCCTCGATCAGAGCCGTCGATGGCTCCAACAACTAGGTCAATTCGAACAGGATCAAGAGCCCCAAGGCATTGAGGCCACAGACGAGCAACTCGCAGCGGAGCTGATTGCGACAGCTTTTCCAGAATGGGTTGCAGTGGCCCGTCCAGGACAACGCGGACAATTTCTGCTGCGCCAAGGCCGCGGTGCGGCTATACAGGTCAGCGATCCGCTTGATGGAGCTGAGGCACTTGCGATTGCACAGCTTGACCTCGGTGACACGAGAGCCAAGATCCGACTGGCACTACCCCTGACACACCAATGGGTTAGAGACTTTGCAGATCAGAACGGTCACTGGCAAGAGCGTGTGCTTTGGGACGAGCAAACCAAGCGGGTCAGAGCTGAACGGGTCTTGCAGCTTGGTGCTCTGGAACTCGAGCGGCAGCCACAACAACAGGCGTCTTGCGAACAAAGCCGGGACGTCTTGGTCAAGCAACTCAGCAAAGACGGACTGTCGGCACTCCCCTGGAGCCAGCGCACGGAGCAGCTTCGCAGTCGTCTCGCTCTAGCCCACCATCAGCTAGGAGACCCGTGGCCGCTTCGCACTCTCCAACACCTGGAAAAGCATCCCAACAGCTGGATTGGAGACACTTTGATGGGTTGCCGAGGCTGGGAGGACGTCAAGGAAGAGCACCTGATGGAAGCCCTTTGGGGTGATCTCGCCTGGTCGAACCGGCAGCAACTCGATCTGCTCTTGCCAACGCAGATCAAAATCCCATCAGGGCGCAAGGCAGCACTGGATTATCAGAATGACGACATTGTGCTGTCGGTCAAGCTGCAAGAAATGTTTGGCTGCCTCGAGGGACCTGCTGTTTTAAAAGGCCAAATCCACGTGACCATTGAATTGTTATCTCCAGCAGGACGCCCGCTCCAACGCACCCGCGACCTCGCTGGGTTTTGGCATGGCAGCTACCAACAAGTGAGAAAGGAGATGCGCGGTCGCTACCCGAAGCATCCATGGCCAGAGGATCCGGCCATGGCCGAACCCACTGCCAAAAGGAAGGCCCGAGCCTGA
- a CDS encoding YihY/virulence factor BrkB family protein, whose protein sequence is MVRQRLLRRLIRSLWRACLRWAKCDCVDLSAAFAYYTLQSIFPILLISLSIASWFLGRQDALESKIIAYASGILPPSAVVIVQNTLMQLVRQGFGAGLLGAGVLLLTAGNVYLTLQRGSERLWDGVIAPQQRDLPFKRQAVQFIRIRLEAFFVVILIGLLVVLDQLSANLRMIPADALNDLSQAIPWLGGFLSYIPVLQFGRLMVPFFGFSVTALSLQFLLPSRRVPFKPLIPGSLLIGFALTVLNLAVSRSILSLGSRFQAYGVIGSVLVLTLWVWMVGVVIYFGQCWSVELAKESARYGRDPNKSSHV, encoded by the coding sequence ATGGTTAGACAGAGGTTGCTGAGACGCTTGATTCGTAGTCTTTGGCGCGCCTGTTTGCGTTGGGCGAAGTGCGATTGCGTGGATTTGAGTGCTGCTTTTGCGTATTACACGCTGCAGTCGATCTTCCCTATCCTTCTGATTTCGTTGTCAATTGCCTCGTGGTTTCTTGGTCGGCAAGATGCACTGGAGAGCAAGATTATTGCCTATGCAAGCGGCATCTTGCCACCATCGGCGGTAGTGATTGTGCAAAATACGCTGATGCAGTTAGTTCGTCAGGGATTTGGGGCTGGATTGTTAGGAGCTGGTGTGTTGTTACTCACTGCGGGGAATGTTTATCTGACGTTGCAACGTGGATCGGAACGGCTTTGGGATGGCGTCATTGCTCCACAGCAACGAGACCTGCCGTTCAAGCGTCAAGCTGTTCAGTTTATTCGGATCAGGCTCGAAGCTTTTTTTGTGGTGATCTTGATAGGACTCTTGGTTGTTCTTGATCAACTCAGTGCCAATTTGCGCATGATTCCTGCTGACGCTTTAAACGATTTATCGCAGGCAATCCCTTGGCTGGGTGGATTTCTTTCTTATATTCCTGTCTTGCAATTTGGCCGGTTGATGGTTCCATTCTTTGGGTTTTCGGTTACAGCTCTATCCCTTCAATTTTTGCTGCCAAGTCGCCGAGTTCCGTTTAAACCGTTAATACCAGGTTCGTTATTGATTGGCTTTGCTCTTACTGTTCTTAATCTTGCTGTTAGTCGAAGCATCCTCTCTCTGGGGTCTCGTTTCCAGGCTTACGGAGTGATTGGGAGTGTTCTCGTTCTCACCTTGTGGGTTTGGATGGTGGGTGTAGTGATTTATTTCGGTCAATGTTGGAGTGTTGAGCTAGCGAAAGAATCTGCCAGATATGGCAGGGATCCGAACAAATCCAGCCATGTCTGA
- the xseA gene encoding exodeoxyribonuclease VII large subunit — protein sequence MSAESLPTYSVRELNNAIGVLLERGFAPRFVIQATASRPQVKKGHLWLTLSDGEASITAVAWASKLKQLDFVPADGDGVTVIGKLNFWSARASLAVQVLDIRPSLTTVLRRFETVKAQLLEEGVIDPSRRRKLPAYPKRLAVLTSVPSSALADMLRTAQERWPLSELLVVPIPVQGEVAPIICGVLSRLAEHHEQLGLDAIVIARGGGSREDLMVFDDGDVCRKLANFPLPVVTGLGHEDDLTVADLVADHRAATPTAAMVTLMPSKESAQQTMIQRRTRLSEYKRWRLEQASSKLKERHLLLHALRPAVALQRRRDQWQQRQQLLRALSPQRWLNRGFAMLHTTNGQPLQSIDDISLNEQLQIRLKDGVIQAVTKTIQANETSDSQASA from the coding sequence TTGAGCGCTGAATCCCTTCCCACCTACTCAGTCCGCGAACTCAACAACGCGATCGGGGTCTTATTGGAACGGGGGTTTGCACCTCGGTTTGTGATCCAAGCAACAGCCTCTAGACCTCAAGTCAAAAAGGGGCATCTTTGGCTCACCTTGAGCGATGGAGAGGCGAGCATCACTGCTGTGGCCTGGGCCTCGAAATTAAAACAATTGGACTTTGTCCCTGCCGACGGTGACGGAGTCACCGTGATTGGCAAGCTCAATTTCTGGTCAGCACGCGCGAGCCTTGCCGTGCAGGTGCTCGATATCAGGCCCAGCCTGACCACCGTGTTGAGACGGTTTGAAACGGTCAAAGCACAATTGCTTGAGGAAGGCGTCATTGATCCAAGCCGGCGACGAAAGTTACCGGCCTACCCCAAACGGCTGGCCGTACTCACAAGCGTTCCAAGCTCAGCACTCGCAGACATGCTGCGTACAGCACAAGAGCGCTGGCCTTTAAGCGAGCTCCTTGTGGTGCCGATCCCCGTACAAGGGGAGGTAGCGCCGATCATTTGCGGAGTTCTTAGTCGCCTTGCGGAACACCATGAGCAGCTCGGATTGGATGCAATCGTGATCGCCCGAGGGGGAGGGAGCCGAGAAGATTTGATGGTGTTTGATGATGGGGACGTTTGCCGAAAGTTGGCCAACTTCCCACTTCCAGTCGTGACTGGACTCGGGCATGAAGATGATCTCACCGTTGCTGATCTCGTGGCAGACCATCGAGCTGCAACGCCGACAGCAGCGATGGTCACTCTGATGCCGAGCAAAGAGTCAGCACAACAAACAATGATTCAAAGGCGCACACGCCTTAGCGAATACAAACGCTGGCGACTTGAGCAAGCCAGTTCAAAACTGAAAGAGCGACATCTCCTCCTCCATGCACTTCGGCCTGCTGTGGCGCTGCAACGTCGTCGAGATCAGTGGCAACAGCGGCAACAATTGTTGCGTGCTCTTTCACCCCAACGATGGCTCAATCGGGGCTTTGCGATGCTCCACACAACGAACGGCCAACCCCTGCAAAGCATTGATGACATCAGCCTCAATGAACAGCTGCAAATCCGGCTCAAGGATGGTGTGATTCAGGCCGTCACCAAAACCATTCAAGCGAATGAAACATCTGACTCACAAGCATCTGCATAA
- a CDS encoding DUF2973 domain-containing protein, whose product MLSSLFPLIYGLIFIVLLWQAFRVMGRGFSAAGKPLVAEKVDRTGRLTIHPELLDGEGRLTEEDLLTVRFGGDGEPPNPTSKAGE is encoded by the coding sequence ATGCTCAGCAGCCTGTTTCCTCTCATCTATGGACTGATCTTCATCGTCCTCTTGTGGCAAGCCTTTCGCGTGATGGGACGCGGCTTCAGCGCTGCTGGCAAACCGCTTGTCGCGGAAAAAGTCGACCGGACAGGTCGCCTGACGATTCATCCAGAGCTGCTTGATGGCGAAGGACGCCTCACCGAAGAGGATCTTTTGACGGTGCGTTTTGGTGGCGATGGTGAGCCGCCAAATCCAACTTCGAAGGCCGGTGAATAG
- a CDS encoding anhydro-N-acetylmuramic acid kinase translates to MRVLGLMSGTSADGVDAVLVELSGSAEHPHWTLLRSASLDYPASTRQLILAVGQGEAKTASSLLNLSETITKIQAAAACQCDPEGQAQLVGCHGQTLWHRPPENAETGELQHGASWQMLQAPLLAQLLKSPVIFDFRAADLALGGQGAPLVPKADAALLGRTKGWRVLLNLGGIANLTLIPPDAGPDRLLPVRGWDCGPANSLIDLAMEQFSEGKESYDEGGRLAASGHCDEALILRWLTEPYFQLSPPKSTGREAFGRADLTRRLQEMQGQAIADQIATLTAFSAAAVAKDLQQLSNQNHPLPIELVVAGGGSQNLTLMRELNRRCRGLRVRDSDELQLPSQSREAMVFALLAWWHHLGYPGNAPAITGAKHEAVLGVRVNPA, encoded by the coding sequence ATGCGCGTTCTCGGTCTGATGAGCGGCACAAGCGCCGATGGCGTGGATGCTGTCCTTGTCGAGCTCTCGGGGTCCGCCGAACATCCCCATTGGACACTGCTGCGGTCAGCGTCGCTGGACTATCCAGCTTCGACACGGCAACTGATCTTGGCCGTAGGGCAAGGCGAAGCCAAAACCGCGTCCTCGCTCCTCAATCTCTCCGAGACAATCACCAAGATTCAGGCCGCAGCCGCTTGTCAGTGCGACCCGGAAGGACAAGCGCAGCTGGTGGGATGTCATGGCCAAACCCTTTGGCATCGCCCACCCGAAAACGCTGAAACTGGCGAACTTCAGCACGGAGCAAGCTGGCAGATGTTGCAAGCACCCCTGCTGGCACAACTGCTGAAAAGCCCAGTGATCTTTGACTTTCGGGCTGCTGATCTCGCCCTTGGAGGCCAAGGAGCACCACTTGTTCCCAAAGCTGATGCGGCCCTTTTGGGACGAACTAAAGGCTGGAGAGTGTTGCTCAATTTGGGTGGCATCGCCAACCTCACCCTCATTCCACCCGACGCAGGTCCTGATCGGCTCCTTCCCGTCAGGGGCTGGGATTGCGGGCCTGCGAATAGCTTGATCGACCTAGCGATGGAGCAGTTCAGCGAAGGGAAGGAAAGCTACGACGAGGGTGGCCGCCTTGCGGCGTCAGGTCACTGCGATGAAGCACTGATTCTTCGCTGGCTCACTGAGCCTTACTTCCAGCTCAGCCCTCCCAAGTCCACAGGTCGTGAAGCATTCGGGCGAGCTGACCTAACAAGACGCCTGCAGGAGATGCAAGGACAAGCGATTGCCGATCAAATCGCAACGCTCACAGCCTTCTCAGCAGCTGCCGTAGCGAAGGATCTACAACAGCTCTCCAACCAGAACCATCCCCTCCCCATCGAGCTCGTAGTCGCAGGCGGTGGCAGCCAGAACCTCACGTTGATGAGAGAACTCAACAGACGCTGCCGAGGCCTCAGGGTTCGTGATAGCGACGAGCTACAACTTCCCAGTCAAAGCCGCGAAGCCATGGTGTTTGCTCTTTTGGCGTGGTGGCATCACTTGGGATATCCAGGAAATGCACCAGCAATTACGGGTGCAAAGCATGAGGCCGTCCTCGGAGTACGCGTCAATCCGGCTTGA
- a CDS encoding trypsin-like peptidase domain-containing protein, with product MLMQPPRAFASAASQAVAPTSFVAKAVARSGPAVVTLETQRTVRTAGGNGLPRSLMADPFLRRFFGMQAQTAPRSRVERGQGSGVIFDEQGLVLTNAHVVENADRVMVGLPDGRRVAGRVIGQDSLTDLAVVQLETRGPWPTAPLGNSDRLQVGDWAIAVGNPFGLENTVTMGIVSNLNRNMSQLGISGKRLDLIQTDAAINPGNSGGPLLNARGDVIGINTLVRSGPGAGLGFAIPINRARSIASQLVKQGRASHPMVGIGLSTVPAPTPGSSAPPGAVIRSVVPGGPADRGNLRVDDVIVSIDGQSISNPAEVVSAIDRHGVDRPLNLDVLRSGQHITLSITPVEMRSLRR from the coding sequence ATGCTGATGCAACCGCCGCGAGCCTTCGCTTCGGCTGCCTCACAGGCTGTCGCCCCAACGTCGTTCGTTGCGAAAGCAGTCGCTCGCAGTGGACCGGCTGTTGTCACGCTTGAAACGCAGCGAACTGTCCGGACGGCTGGTGGAAATGGGCTCCCTCGGAGCTTGATGGCGGATCCATTCCTGCGCCGTTTTTTTGGGATGCAAGCTCAAACGGCCCCGCGTTCACGGGTAGAGCGCGGGCAGGGCAGCGGCGTGATTTTTGATGAACAAGGGTTGGTCCTGACCAATGCTCATGTTGTGGAGAATGCGGATCGAGTGATGGTGGGACTGCCTGATGGCAGACGAGTTGCTGGTCGGGTGATTGGACAAGACTCCCTGACCGACTTGGCAGTTGTGCAGTTGGAAACCAGGGGGCCATGGCCTACGGCTCCCTTGGGCAACTCAGATCGTCTTCAAGTGGGGGATTGGGCGATCGCTGTAGGAAATCCTTTTGGCCTTGAAAACACAGTGACGATGGGGATTGTCAGCAACCTCAATCGCAACATGTCTCAACTGGGGATTTCAGGAAAGCGTCTGGATCTCATCCAGACAGACGCTGCGATTAATCCTGGTAATTCGGGTGGCCCGTTGTTGAACGCCCGTGGTGATGTCATTGGAATCAATACCCTCGTGCGCTCAGGACCAGGAGCAGGCCTCGGTTTCGCGATCCCCATCAACAGGGCAAGGTCGATCGCCAGTCAGCTCGTCAAGCAGGGAAGGGCGAGTCACCCCATGGTGGGTATAGGCCTTTCAACGGTTCCTGCACCCACACCTGGATCGAGTGCTCCTCCTGGAGCAGTGATTCGATCAGTTGTGCCGGGTGGACCTGCAGATCGTGGAAACTTGCGAGTCGACGATGTGATCGTGTCGATCGATGGACAATCGATTAGCAATCCTGCTGAAGTTGTTTCGGCGATTGATCGGCATGGAGTAGATCGCCCCTTGAATCTTGATGTGCTGCGATCTGGTCAACATATTACTCTGTCAATCACACCAGTTGAGATGAGATCTTTACGTCGATAG